A stretch of the Panicum virgatum strain AP13 chromosome 9N, P.virgatum_v5, whole genome shotgun sequence genome encodes the following:
- the LOC120689469 gene encoding protein trichome birefringence-like 34, producing MTVSVTPAPARKARSTTAGAGGGGLDEAWLLVQAPPRKQSHATRAAACCFAIGVRPRVVRFYSLLLLALVLLLVLAASVTTDDGGAEPPTTVPRSSQGTGIGGVRGVHQQGAGGCDMSSGRWVYDGAAYPVYRESACRFMSDQAACEKFGRTDRRYQRWRWQPHGCDLPRFDAERLLLKLRDKRLAFVGDSLNRNQWVSMVCLIDTATPKLHKSMTNNGSLVSFKIHEYNASVDFYWSPLLVESNSDHPVHHRLPDRVIRAGSIAKHARRWGDADVLVFNSYLWWRRPAIKVMWRRSFEAAAEGDHRAAYEVTDGLRAFELAMRTWSEWLEHHVDRGRTKLFFTSMSPTHLHSDEWEAKSGGAGEGGNHQCYKETEPILADGHHGRDTDPAFARAVEAEVARLAERGVAVRVLNVTQLSEHRKDAHPSVHRRQWSPPTAAELEARARDPGSGADCIHWCLPGVPDVWNHMLYAHIVAERAQVDG from the exons ATGACCGTGAGCGTCACCCCGGCGCCGGCAAGGAAGGCCAGGAGTacgaccgccggcgccggcggtggtggcctcGATGAGGCGTGGCTGCTGGTGCAGGCGCCGCCCAGGAAGCAGTCCCACgcgacgagggcggcggcgtgctgcTTCGCCATCGGCGTCAGGCCACGGGTCGTCCGCTTCTACTCCCTCCTGCTGCTGGCCCTCGTGCTgctcctcgtcctcgccgcgTCGGTCACcaccgacgacggcggcgccgagccgCCGACCACCGTGCCGCGTTCCAGCCAGGGCACCGGCATCGGCGGCGTGAGGGGCGTTCATCAACAGGGCGCGGGCGGGTGCGACATGTCGTCGGGCCGGTGGGTGTACGACGGCGCGGCGTACCCGGTATACAGGGAGAGCGCGTGCAGGTTCATGTCGGACCAGGCGGCGTGCGAGAAGTTCGGGAGGACGGATCGCAGGTACCAGCGCTGGAGGTGGCAACCGCACGGCTGCGACCTGCCGAG GTTCGATGCGGAGAGGCTTTTGCTGAAGCTGCGCGACAAGCGGCTGGCGTTCGTCGGCGACTCGCTGAACCGGAACCAGTGGGTGTCCATGGTCTGCCTCATCGACACCGCCACCCCGAAGCTGCACAAGTCAATGACCAACAACGGGTCTCTCGTCTCCTTCAAGATCCAT GAGTACAACGCTTCGGTGGATTTCTACTGGTCGCCGCTGCTTGTGGAATCCAACTCCGACCACCCGGTGCACCACCGGCTCCCCGACCGCGTCATTCGCGCCGGATCCATCGCCAAGCACGCCCGGCGCTGGGGTGACGCCGACGTGCTCGTCTTCAACTCCTACCTCTGGTGGCGCCGCCCCGCCATCAAAGTCAT GTGGCGTCGGTCGTTtgaagcggcggcggagggcgatcACAGGGCGGCGTACGAGGTGACCGACGGCCTGCGCGCGTTCGAGCTGGCTATGAGGACGTGGTCGGAGTGGCTCGAGCACCACGTCGACCGCGGccgcaccaagctcttcttcACGAGCATGTCGCCGACGCACCTCCACTCCGACGAGTGGGAGGCcaagagcggcggcgccggcgagggcggcaACCACCAGTGCTACAAGGAGACGGAGCCGATCCTTGCGGATGGGCACCACGGGCGGGACACGGACCCGGCGTTTGCGCgcgcggtggaggcggaggtggcgcggctggcGGAGCGCGGCGTGGCGGTGCGGGTGCTCAACGTGACGCAGCTGTCGGAGCACCGCAAGGACGCGCACCCGTCGGTGCACCGGCGGCAGTGGAGCCCGCccacggcggcggagcttgaGGCGCGGGCGCGCGACCCCGGCAGCGGCGCCGACTGCATCCACTGGTGCCTCCCCGGAGTGCCCGACGTCTGGAACCACATGCTCTACGCGCACATCGTGGCCGAGCGAGCCCAAGTAGATGGGTAA